In Prochlorococcus marinus str. MIT 1214, one DNA window encodes the following:
- a CDS encoding inorganic diphosphatase: MANLDQAPSRTMPNLLHVLPAFANESEHRVNTVVELNSNTINKYELITETGHLKLDRVGYSSLAYPFAYGCLPRTWDEDGDPLDIEIVNVTEPLVPGSIVEARIIGIMTFDDGGEVDDKVIGVIADDKRMDHIKSFEQLGKHWIKETTYYWEHYKDLKKPGTCTVNGFFGVEKAVEIIKSCEKRYLSEIDPNLIN; the protein is encoded by the coding sequence ATGGCTAACCTTGACCAAGCACCTAGCAGAACAATGCCTAATCTGCTTCATGTCTTACCTGCGTTTGCCAATGAATCTGAACATAGAGTCAACACAGTCGTTGAGTTGAATTCAAATACAATAAATAAATACGAGCTTATTACTGAAACAGGGCATCTAAAGCTTGATCGAGTTGGATATTCGTCCCTCGCCTACCCATTCGCTTATGGATGTCTTCCACGTACGTGGGATGAAGACGGTGATCCATTAGATATCGAAATTGTTAATGTTACAGAGCCGTTAGTACCCGGTTCAATAGTTGAAGCAAGGATTATAGGAATAATGACCTTTGATGATGGAGGTGAAGTTGACGACAAAGTTATTGGCGTAATAGCCGATGATAAGAGGATGGATCACATAAAAAGCTTTGAACAATTAGGTAAGCATTGGATTAAGGAAACAACTTATTATTGGGAGCATTATAAAGATCTTAAAAAACCAGGAACTTGTACAGTAAATGGCTTCTTTGGTGTTGAAAAAGCAGTTGAGATTATCAAATCCTGCGAGAAGCGTTACTTATCTGAAATAGATCCTAATTTAATTAATTAA
- a CDS encoding carboxypeptidase M32 — MSKSAWQLLGDYLKDTQLLGSIQSTLYWDQNTSMPIAGSTWRGEQLSLLAKQLHARQSSEKFEILIKEAKSELQSLKEKDDFESELMTDRFKNIELLEQDFNRQKRLDPKLVVELATAKSEGYMCWQEARKNNDFKRFSPALKKLISLRTEQSNQLCEERSCWETLSQPFEPNLTINRVSELFEPLKKRLPELIQKAAKITNKKSKKWDLANRDQEKLCQILLNDWSRDPSNTAIAKSPHPFSITLGPDDYRITTRIVKGQPLSCLLATAHEWGHSLYEQGLPSESHQWFAWPLGQATSMAVHESQSLFWENRIARSFSFAKSFWHHFENAGAPIHSGNDLWINLNPFTPGLNRVEADELSYGLHIMIRTDLEIDLLERGLSVEDLPNEWNKRYLNLLGVLPENDTEGCLQDVHWSEGMFGYFPSYLLGHLISAQLTKTLEEDLGKIENIIEANEISKILGWLRKNVHHHGRSLDSEELVKKVSGATLSPNYFLEYLDNKLEKLSTISN, encoded by the coding sequence TTGTCAAAGTCTGCTTGGCAGCTTTTGGGTGATTACCTAAAAGATACACAGTTGTTAGGATCTATACAAAGCACTCTCTACTGGGACCAAAATACATCTATGCCTATTGCCGGCTCCACTTGGAGAGGTGAGCAATTAAGTCTTTTAGCTAAGCAACTTCATGCAAGACAAAGTTCTGAAAAGTTCGAAATTTTAATAAAAGAAGCAAAATCTGAACTTCAAAGCTTAAAAGAGAAAGACGATTTTGAATCTGAACTTATGACAGATAGGTTTAAAAATATTGAGTTGCTTGAGCAAGATTTTAATAGACAAAAAAGATTGGACCCTAAATTGGTTGTTGAGCTTGCAACAGCAAAGTCTGAAGGTTATATGTGTTGGCAGGAAGCCAGGAAAAATAATGACTTCAAAAGGTTTTCTCCAGCTCTTAAGAAATTAATTTCACTACGGACAGAGCAATCTAATCAGCTTTGTGAAGAAAGAAGTTGCTGGGAGACACTTTCCCAGCCTTTTGAACCGAACTTAACGATTAATCGTGTAAGCGAACTATTTGAACCTTTAAAAAAAAGATTGCCAGAATTGATTCAGAAGGCTGCGAAAATAACTAATAAAAAGAGTAAAAAATGGGATTTAGCAAATAGAGATCAAGAAAAGCTCTGTCAAATACTTTTAAATGATTGGTCTAGGGATCCTTCTAATACAGCTATAGCTAAGTCCCCTCATCCATTCTCAATAACTTTAGGTCCGGATGATTATCGAATTACGACTCGAATAGTTAAAGGTCAGCCACTTTCTTGCTTATTAGCTACTGCACATGAGTGGGGACATTCTCTGTATGAACAAGGCTTGCCTTCTGAAAGTCACCAATGGTTTGCATGGCCATTAGGTCAAGCAACTTCTATGGCGGTTCATGAGAGTCAATCTCTATTTTGGGAAAATAGAATTGCTAGGAGCTTTTCATTTGCAAAGTCTTTTTGGCATCATTTTGAGAATGCAGGTGCTCCAATACACTCTGGAAATGATTTATGGATCAATCTAAATCCATTTACTCCAGGGTTGAATCGAGTAGAGGCCGATGAACTTAGTTATGGCTTGCACATAATGATTAGGACTGACTTGGAAATTGATCTTCTAGAGAGAGGGCTTTCTGTAGAAGATCTTCCTAATGAATGGAATAAAAGGTATTTGAATCTTCTTGGTGTTTTGCCAGAAAATGATACTGAAGGATGTTTGCAAGATGTTCACTGGAGTGAGGGGATGTTTGGTTATTTCCCTTCTTATTTGCTTGGTCATCTTATTAGCGCTCAGTTAACAAAAACTCTGGAAGAAGATTTAGGGAAAATTGAAAATATTATTGAAGCCAATGAAATCAGTAAAATTTTGGGTTGGCTTCGCAAAAATGTTCATCATCATGGGAGAAGTTTGGATTCCGAGGAACTTGTAAAGAAGGTCTCTGGAGCAACATTATCACCAAATTATTTTCTTGAATACTTAGACAATAAACTTGAAAAGCTTTCTACAATCTCTAATTAA